In the Octadecabacter sp. SW4 genome, one interval contains:
- a CDS encoding calcium-binding protein — MTLLADFVDARIADGAVIGATITIELDDGTNVFLWQEQAPSDEDTYDLGLTIIGDDGHVRVSDGDEFAWIGPGMSADSLLQVVDIPADSFVQPGAGQVGFAVEYDSTDIEGSIVRMDLVVDPVADNLIDVGLTAIDAFSAVTLEDAPDEGDPAIIGTEFKDQIFGRDGDDLIYGKAGHDFISGGSGDDEIYGGAGGDSLHGNTGDDVIKGNKGDDFIKGHTGNDYLQGGEGNDKISGGMGADSVYGDKNNDTLYGYRGEDNLHGGDGRDSLYGGAGADSLHGNKGNDIIYGGGQNDFIRGDSGADTVFGGIGRDIIYGGLGNDQLDGGASSDRILGGYGNDVIKGGSGWDKVFGGNGSDSVAGGWGNDYINTSGNVNDFGISGSPDRGYPGLFAADDDPNDDADVVRGGQGNDTIITGDDGDLATGGKGNDYIDGGFDDDTLNGNAGNDTIIGGEGSDLIRGGVGNDTIYAGLDPSLPDLLNLADDAGDLVTDNGQDIVWGGSGNDVIYGADDDDTLYGGSGNDMLNGGVDDDMLTGGQGNDVFGFGAGDGSDTITDFTSGADKIALTGFDGLTFDDIFLSQDESAAIIAAGDVTIRLENTDADDLAEEDFVF, encoded by the coding sequence ATGACACTACTTGCTGACTTTGTGGACGCACGTATCGCCGATGGAGCGGTGATTGGCGCAACGATCACCATCGAACTGGACGACGGCACGAACGTCTTCTTATGGCAGGAACAAGCGCCGTCTGATGAAGACACGTATGACCTTGGGCTGACGATCATCGGCGATGACGGACATGTGCGCGTGTCCGACGGGGATGAATTTGCATGGATCGGGCCGGGCATGTCTGCCGACAGTCTGTTGCAGGTGGTCGACATTCCCGCCGACAGCTTTGTGCAGCCGGGCGCGGGGCAGGTGGGCTTTGCCGTTGAATATGACAGCACCGATATCGAAGGGTCGATCGTGCGGATGGATCTTGTGGTCGATCCGGTGGCCGACAACCTGATCGACGTGGGGCTGACGGCGATTGATGCCTTTTCCGCAGTCACCCTCGAGGATGCGCCCGACGAGGGCGATCCGGCGATCATTGGCACGGAATTCAAGGACCAGATATTCGGCCGCGACGGCGATGACCTGATCTATGGCAAGGCCGGGCACGACTTTATCTCGGGCGGGTCGGGCGATGATGAAATCTATGGTGGGGCGGGTGGCGACAGCCTGCACGGCAACACCGGCGATGACGTGATCAAGGGCAACAAGGGTGATGATTTCATCAAGGGCCACACCGGCAACGACTACCTGCAGGGTGGCGAAGGCAACGACAAGATTTCCGGCGGCATGGGCGCAGACAGCGTTTACGGCGACAAGAACAACGACACGCTTTACGGATACCGCGGCGAAGACAACCTGCACGGCGGGGATGGTCGTGACAGCCTTTATGGCGGTGCCGGGGCCGATAGCCTGCATGGCAACAAGGGCAATGACATCATCTATGGCGGTGGCCAGAACGACTTTATCCGTGGCGACTCGGGGGCCGATACCGTGTTTGGCGGGATTGGCCGGGACATCATCTATGGCGGGCTTGGCAACGACCAGCTTGATGGCGGGGCCAGCAGCGACCGGATATTGGGCGGCTATGGCAACGACGTGATCAAGGGCGGCAGCGGCTGGGACAAGGTGTTTGGCGGCAACGGCAGCGACAGTGTCGCGGGCGGTTGGGGCAATGATTATATCAACACCTCGGGCAACGTGAATGACTTTGGCATCAGCGGCAGCCCCGATCGCGGTTATCCCGGCCTTTTTGCGGCGGATGACGATCCGAATGATGACGCCGACGTCGTGCGCGGCGGGCAGGGCAATGACACGATCATCACCGGCGATGACGGCGACCTTGCCACGGGTGGCAAGGGCAACGACTATATCGATGGCGGCTTTGACGACGACACGCTGAACGGCAACGCGGGCAACGACACGATCATCGGCGGCGAAGGCTCTGACCTGATCCGTGGTGGCGTTGGCAATGACACGATCTATGCCGGTCTTGATCCGTCCTTGCCCGATCTGCTGAACCTGGCCGACGATGCGGGCGATCTGGTGACGGACAACGGGCAGGATATCGTTTGGGGCGGCAGCGGCAACGACGTCATTTATGGCGCTGATGACGACGACACGCTTTATGGCGGTTCGGGTAATGACATGCTCAATGGCGGGGTCGATGACGACATGCTGACCGGCGGGCAGGGCAACGACGTGTTCGGCTTTGGTGCAGGTGATGGCAGTGACACGATCACCGACTTTACCAGCGGCGCGGACAAGATCGCGCTGACAGGTTTTGACGGGCTCACGTTTGACGACATTTTCCTTAGTCAGGATGAAAGTGCCGCGATCATCGCCGCGGGCGATGTGACGATCCGGCTGGAAAATACCGATGCCGACGATCTGGCCGAAGAAGACTTCGTCTTTTGA
- a CDS encoding calcium-binding protein codes for MPFEILNPLGLTTEPFPGGVAASPSLTPSYLVQPVSYADATGGSLTRGEIGTNSFDLIYTDVNGVETTATIMLADINPDYEDGDDFSLGIQAVPFGDLLDGFLVQVFGVIDDAPAQTNGGFINAPGLVSVSIDAGMPVVTATDWTALTDLSEDAVQSSQLEPLGDGRLSFRYQMSDESGNAAGELMGILEQSENGITATVLIEDLGEFGGVEKQAFAFDDGGVLVVQSGVFLEDNVISQFDADGGLVAEGTFDVATLDALGLDQSNATAAVDLDDNGDLAIYFETIVPAGEVAQVYAMTLDLLPVTELPDPITPTEGDDLLDLTDGDDVIDALGGDDTVFGRDGNDNITGGDGNDNLRGGDNNDEIKGGEGDDFIRGNRGYDNLKGGAGNDDINGGYGNDYVYGDDGDDKVSGFNGDDFLWGGAGDDTLHGGRGDDRMTGDDTNGEQGSDVLRGAQGNDRLGGGGGDDSLYGGDGNDLLNGGQGDDLLKGGSGDDGLRGLTGDDTLFGGDGADSIAGGAGDDLVKGGAGNDIFRIDAAQREILFNEETQDYEPQWIDFDGGTDTVKDFEVGADKIHIYGQNSADDNALFTFDDIFLSQEDSAAIIQAGDTTMRLEGVDVDDIDEDDFTFGAHPYF; via the coding sequence ATGCCATTTGAAATTCTGAATCCGCTTGGCTTGACAACTGAACCGTTTCCGGGCGGTGTCGCCGCAAGCCCGTCCTTGACCCCAAGTTATCTGGTCCAACCGGTGTCCTATGCGGATGCAACAGGGGGCAGCTTGACGCGCGGTGAGATCGGGACCAATTCGTTTGATCTGATCTACACGGATGTGAACGGTGTCGAAACAACCGCGACCATCATGCTTGCAGATATCAATCCCGACTATGAAGATGGCGACGATTTTTCGCTCGGAATTCAGGCCGTGCCATTCGGGGATCTACTGGACGGCTTTTTGGTGCAAGTCTTTGGTGTGATTGATGATGCACCCGCGCAAACGAATGGTGGCTTTATCAATGCGCCGGGGTTGGTATCGGTCAGTATCGATGCTGGTATGCCTGTTGTCACGGCGACCGATTGGACGGCCCTCACGGACCTGTCCGAGGATGCCGTTCAAAGTTCGCAGCTTGAACCGCTTGGCGATGGACGGCTTAGCTTTCGGTATCAGATGAGCGACGAAAGCGGCAATGCGGCTGGCGAGCTAATGGGGATTCTTGAACAGTCCGAGAACGGCATCACAGCAACGGTTCTGATCGAAGACCTCGGCGAATTCGGTGGTGTCGAAAAACAGGCATTTGCGTTTGATGATGGTGGTGTTCTGGTCGTGCAAAGTGGTGTTTTTCTTGAAGACAACGTGATCTCCCAATTCGATGCCGATGGTGGGCTGGTGGCCGAGGGGACATTCGATGTCGCGACCCTCGATGCCTTGGGCCTTGATCAATCCAATGCAACAGCCGCCGTCGATCTGGACGACAACGGCGACTTGGCGATTTACTTTGAAACGATCGTGCCCGCGGGCGAGGTGGCGCAGGTCTATGCCATGACCCTTGACCTGTTGCCCGTCACCGAACTCCCTGATCCGATCACCCCCACCGAGGGCGATGACCTGCTTGACCTGACCGACGGCGATGATGTGATCGATGCGCTGGGCGGGGATGACACGGTGTTTGGCCGTGACGGGAACGATAACATCACCGGCGGGGACGGTAACGACAATCTGCGCGGTGGCGACAATAATGATGAAATCAAAGGTGGTGAAGGTGATGATTTCATCCGTGGCAACCGTGGCTACGATAACCTTAAAGGTGGTGCAGGCAATGACGACATCAACGGCGGCTATGGAAACGATTACGTCTATGGCGACGACGGTGATGACAAGGTGTCGGGTTTTAACGGTGACGATTTCCTGTGGGGCGGCGCGGGTGATGACACGCTGCACGGTGGGCGCGGCGATGACCGTATGACGGGCGATGATACGAATGGCGAACAGGGCAGTGATGTGCTGCGCGGTGCGCAGGGTAACGACAGGTTGGGCGGAGGTGGCGGGGATGACTCGCTGTATGGCGGTGACGGCAACGATCTATTGAACGGTGGGCAAGGCGACGATCTATTGAAAGGCGGTAGTGGTGATGACGGGCTGCGTGGGCTTACGGGCGACGACACGCTGTTCGGTGGCGATGGCGCAGACTCCATCGCTGGCGGGGCGGGTGACGACCTTGTCAAAGGCGGCGCAGGAAACGACATTTTCCGCATTGATGCCGCGCAGCGCGAGATTCTCTTCAACGAAGAAACGCAGGATTATGAACCCCAGTGGATCGACTTTGACGGTGGCACGGATACTGTCAAAGATTTTGAAGTGGGTGCGGACAAGATCCACATTTATGGTCAGAACAGCGCCGACGATAATGCGCTATTTACCTTTGATGATATCTTCTTGTCGCAAGAGGACAGCGCCGCAATCATTCAGGCAGGCGACACAACGATGCGTTTGGAAGGCGTCGATGTGGATGACATTGACGAAGATGACTTCACGTTTGGTGCACATCCGTATTTTTGA
- a CDS encoding acetolactate synthase 3 large subunit gives MTRQMTGAKMVVQALKDQGVDVVFGYPGGAVLPIYDEIFQQNEIRHVLVRHEQGAVHAAEGYARATGKPGVALVTSGPGATNAVTGLTDALMDSIPIIVLTGQVPTFMIGSDAFQEADTVGITRPCTKHNWLVKETDKLAGTIHEAFHVAMSGRPGPVLIDIPKDVQFATGSYSEKSKRKSHYAPQVKGDIESITELARAIEKAKRPVFYTGGGVINSGPAASQLLRELVEATGFPITSTLMGLGAYPASGDKWLGMLGMHGLYEANMAMHDCDLMINIGARFDDRITGRIDAFSPKSTKAHIDIDASSINKVIRVDIPILGDVAHVLEDLLKVWKSNGRKTNAEAVAKWWGQINEWQKVDCLKFEQKGKVIKPQHALARLEALTKDHDRYICTEVGQHQMWAAQYLGFEDPNRWMTSGGLGTMGYGHPASIGVQMAHPDALVINIAGEASWLMNMQELGTAMQYGLPVKQFILNNERLGMVRQWQELLHGERYSSSWSESLPDFVKLAEAFGAKGIQCHDPADLDDAIMEMLNHDGPVLFDCLVEKHENCFPMIPSGKAHNEMLLGDASTSGAIDAKGSVLV, from the coding sequence ATGACACGTCAAATGACCGGAGCGAAAATGGTAGTTCAGGCCCTGAAGGATCAGGGCGTGGATGTCGTCTTTGGATATCCCGGTGGCGCGGTGCTTCCGATCTATGACGAGATTTTCCAGCAAAACGAAATCCGCCACGTGCTGGTGCGCCATGAACAGGGCGCGGTCCATGCCGCCGAAGGTTACGCCCGTGCAACCGGCAAGCCCGGCGTGGCGCTGGTGACATCCGGCCCCGGCGCGACCAATGCCGTGACAGGGCTGACCGATGCCTTGATGGACTCCATCCCGATCATCGTGCTGACCGGGCAGGTTCCGACCTTCATGATCGGCTCGGACGCATTCCAGGAGGCAGATACCGTTGGCATCACCCGCCCCTGCACGAAACACAACTGGCTGGTCAAGGAGACCGACAAACTGGCTGGCACAATCCACGAGGCATTCCATGTGGCCATGTCGGGCCGCCCCGGTCCCGTGCTGATCGACATCCCAAAGGACGTGCAGTTCGCCACCGGCAGCTACAGCGAAAAATCCAAACGCAAGAGCCACTACGCGCCGCAAGTCAAAGGCGATATCGAGTCCATCACTGAACTGGCCCGCGCGATCGAAAAGGCCAAGCGCCCCGTTTTCTATACCGGTGGTGGCGTGATCAATTCCGGCCCTGCCGCATCGCAATTGCTGCGCGAACTGGTCGAGGCCACGGGCTTTCCGATCACCTCGACCCTCATGGGTCTGGGTGCCTACCCCGCATCGGGCGACAAATGGCTGGGAATGCTGGGGATGCACGGCCTTTACGAGGCCAACATGGCGATGCACGACTGCGATCTGATGATCAACATCGGCGCGCGCTTTGATGACCGGATCACGGGGCGCATTGATGCCTTCAGCCCGAAATCCACCAAGGCGCATATCGACATTGATGCCTCGTCGATCAACAAGGTGATCCGTGTCGATATCCCGATTTTGGGCGACGTGGCGCATGTGCTCGAAGACCTGCTCAAGGTCTGGAAATCGAACGGGCGCAAGACCAACGCCGAGGCTGTCGCCAAATGGTGGGGCCAGATCAATGAGTGGCAAAAGGTCGACTGTCTGAAATTCGAACAAAAGGGCAAGGTGATCAAGCCCCAGCATGCGCTGGCCCGGCTTGAGGCGCTGACCAAGGATCATGACCGCTATATCTGCACCGAAGTGGGCCAGCACCAGATGTGGGCCGCGCAGTATCTGGGCTTTGAAGATCCCAACCGCTGGATGACATCCGGTGGCCTTGGCACGATGGGTTATGGCCATCCCGCGTCAATCGGTGTGCAGATGGCCCACCCTGACGCGCTGGTGATCAACATCGCCGGTGAGGCATCCTGGCTGATGAACATGCAGGAACTTGGCACCGCCATGCAATACGGCCTGCCCGTCAAACAGTTCATCCTCAATAACGAACGTCTGGGCATGGTGCGCCAGTGGCAGGAACTGCTGCACGGCGAAAGGTATTCCTCAAGCTGGTCCGAGAGCCTGCCCGATTTCGTGAAACTGGCCGAAGCCTTTGGTGCCAAGGGCATCCAGTGCCACGACCCCGCCGATCTGGACGATGCGATCATGGAAATGCTGAACCACGACGGGCCCGTCCTGTTTGATTGTCTGGTGGAGAAGCACGAAAACTGCTTCCCGATGATCCCGTCCGGCAAGGCCCACAACGAAATGCTGCTGGGGGATGCGAGCACCTCTGGCGCGATTGATGCCAAGGGGAGCGTGTTGGTTTAA
- the ilvN gene encoding acetolactate synthase small subunit, with protein sequence MSPLKIKKGATSHSAYNLRPTFSEVIERHTLAVVVENEPGVLARVIGLFAGRGYNIESLTVAEIDHEGHRSRITIVTTGTPQVIEQIKAQLGRIVSVYEVHDLTVEGASVERELALFKVAGKGDARVEALRLADIFRANVVDSTLESFVFEITGTPEKIDAFADLMRPIGLVEMARTGVAALARGVEFA encoded by the coding sequence ATGTCCCCACTCAAAATCAAAAAAGGCGCGACGAGCCATTCCGCCTATAACCTTCGCCCCACCTTTTCCGAGGTGATCGAGCGGCACACGCTGGCCGTGGTCGTGGAAAACGAACCCGGCGTGCTGGCGCGCGTCATCGGGTTGTTTGCGGGGCGCGGGTATAACATCGAAAGCCTGACCGTGGCCGAGATTGACCACGAGGGCCACCGCTCGCGCATCACCATTGTCACCACCGGCACGCCGCAGGTGATCGAACAGATCAAGGCGCAGTTGGGCCGGATCGTGTCGGTCTATGAGGTCCACGACCTGACCGTCGAAGGGGCCAGCGTGGAACGCGAACTGGCGCTGTTCAAGGTTGCGGGCAAGGGTGACGCGCGGGTCGAAGCCCTGCGTCTCGCGGATATCTTCCGCGCCAATGTGGTGGATAGCACCCTGGAATCATTTGTTTTCGAAATCACCGGCACGCCGGAAAAGATCGACGCCTTTGCCGACCTCATGCGCCCGATTGGCCTTGTGGAAATGGCGCGCACGGGTGTTGCGGCACTGGCGCGCGGCGTCGAATTCGCCTAG
- a CDS encoding aromatic ring-hydroxylating dioxygenase subunit alpha — translation MATHPNDLSAVRAPLETAHGLPNAHYVDPAMFEEEKHAVLFASWAGLAVAADVPENGDAVPLEFAGIPLLLIRDRAGQVRVFENICRHRGMILVSEPKKIEGAIRCPYHSWCYSTAGKLISTPHVGGAGHNTHPAIVKDDLGLNEVRSHIWFDTVFINIDGKADPFEVVHADLLERWREFDQPMYHGGADSRFDLQVETNFKLAVENYCESYHLPWIHPGLNSYSRLEDHYNIAAPGKYSGQGTLVYRQLKGPDDMVFPDFANLSDKWDTGAEYVAVYPNVLLGAQRDHCFVIILEPNTQTTTTEHVHLYYADPKVSEDMRARNAHLWRGVFEEDIFVVEGMQRGRAAPSFDGGRFSPVMDGPTHCFHDWVAGCVQAHRTKAQAAE, via the coding sequence ATGGCCACGCACCCAAACGATCTTTCTGCCGTTCGCGCCCCCCTTGAGACCGCACATGGCTTACCCAACGCCCATTACGTTGATCCCGCCATGTTCGAGGAGGAAAAGCACGCGGTGCTGTTCGCAAGCTGGGCCGGTCTGGCCGTGGCGGCCGATGTGCCCGAAAACGGCGATGCGGTGCCGTTGGAATTTGCCGGTATCCCCCTGCTGCTGATCCGCGACCGCGCGGGTCAGGTCCGCGTCTTTGAAAACATCTGCCGCCATCGCGGCATGATTCTGGTGAGCGAGCCGAAAAAAATCGAAGGCGCGATCCGCTGCCCCTATCACAGCTGGTGCTATTCCACGGCTGGCAAGCTGATCAGCACCCCGCATGTGGGCGGTGCCGGTCACAACACCCACCCCGCCATCGTCAAGGATGATCTGGGGTTGAACGAGGTGCGCAGCCACATCTGGTTCGACACCGTGTTCATCAACATCGACGGCAAGGCCGACCCCTTTGAGGTGGTGCATGCCGATCTGCTGGAGCGCTGGCGCGAATTTGACCAACCGATGTATCATGGCGGTGCTGACAGCCGCTTTGACCTGCAGGTCGAGACCAATTTCAAACTGGCCGTGGAAAACTACTGTGAAAGCTACCACCTGCCCTGGATCCATCCCGGCCTGAACAGCTATTCCCGCCTTGAGGATCATTACAACATCGCCGCACCGGGCAAATATTCCGGTCAGGGCACGCTGGTTTACCGCCAGTTGAAGGGGCCGGATGACATGGTGTTCCCCGATTTTGCGAACCTCAGCGACAAATGGGATACGGGCGCGGAATATGTCGCCGTCTATCCCAACGTCCTGTTGGGGGCCCAGCGTGACCACTGTTTCGTGATCATTCTGGAACCCAACACCCAGACCACGACGACCGAACATGTGCATCTTTACTACGCCGACCCGAAGGTGAGCGAGGACATGCGCGCGCGCAACGCCCATCTGTGGCGCGGTGTCTTTGAAGAGGACATCTTCGTGGTCGAGGGCATGCAAAGGGGTCGCGCCGCGCCCAGCTTTGACGGTGGCCGGTTCAGCCCCGTCATGGACGGGCCAACCCATTGTTTCCACGATTGGGTTGCGGGCTGTGTCCAGGCGCACCGCACTAAGGCCCAAGCCGCCGAATGA
- a CDS encoding amino acid synthesis family protein encodes MDVRKTVFTKEIITADEMSMACDRIIRVAAMAVVRNQFAGVHQDDLSPLFDVGARLGQLLTQELVKMLGEPPVCYGKAALIGSAGAMEHGAAMLHPALGKPVRAAVGGGQSLMPSNHKVGPLAGSIDLPLGHKDEAWSFDHIDTMTLVVPDAPRADEIVLCIGLSDGTRAHPRVGKGPSPS; translated from the coding sequence ATGGACGTTCGAAAAACGGTCTTCACAAAGGAAATCATCACCGCTGACGAAATGAGTATGGCGTGTGACCGTATCATACGCGTTGCTGCCATGGCGGTTGTCAGAAACCAATTCGCAGGGGTACATCAGGACGACCTCTCGCCCCTCTTCGATGTTGGCGCGCGGCTAGGTCAATTGCTGACACAAGAGCTCGTGAAGATGTTGGGCGAGCCTCCAGTTTGCTACGGCAAAGCGGCCCTTATCGGATCGGCTGGCGCGATGGAACATGGTGCCGCCATGTTGCACCCTGCGCTCGGAAAGCCTGTGCGCGCAGCCGTGGGTGGCGGTCAATCCCTGATGCCGTCGAACCACAAAGTTGGGCCGTTGGCCGGGTCCATTGATTTGCCACTGGGTCATAAGGACGAGGCATGGTCCTTTGATCACATCGACACAATGACGCTGGTGGTGCCTGATGCACCCCGTGCAGACGAAATCGTATTGTGCATCGGGCTGTCGGACGGAACACGAGCACATCCACGCGTTGGAAAGGGCCCGAGCCCATCTTGA
- a CDS encoding nucleoside hydrolase, translating to MSARKIIIDTDPGQDDAVAILLALASPEDVDVLGVVAVAGNVPLPLTQKNARIVCELAGKTDLPVFAGCDRPLKHTLVTAEHVHGKTGLDGPQMAEPTMPLQDRHGVDFIIDTLRREPAGTVTLCPLGPLTNIATAFTRAPDIVARVQEIVLMGGGFFEGGNITPAAEFNIYVDPEAADIVFRAGVPLVVMPLDVTHKALTTPAHVAAFRAMDTQVGHMVAAWTDFFERYDKEKYGTQGAPLHDPCVIAYLIQPDLFKGRRINVAVETRSELTRGMTVADWWRVTDRAPNALFMRDIDADAFFALLAARLARLG from the coding sequence ATGAGCGCGCGCAAGATCATTATCGACACGGACCCCGGACAGGATGATGCGGTCGCGATCCTGCTTGCGCTTGCCTCGCCCGAGGATGTCGATGTGCTGGGCGTGGTGGCCGTCGCGGGCAACGTCCCCCTGCCCCTGACCCAGAAAAACGCGCGCATCGTCTGTGAACTGGCTGGCAAGACCGATTTGCCTGTCTTTGCGGGCTGCGACAGGCCGTTGAAACACACGCTGGTCACGGCCGAACATGTGCATGGCAAAACCGGGCTGGACGGCCCGCAGATGGCCGAGCCGACGATGCCGCTGCAAGACCGGCATGGTGTGGATTTCATCATCGACACATTGCGCCGCGAACCGGCGGGCACGGTCACGCTTTGCCCGCTGGGGCCGCTGACCAATATCGCCACCGCCTTTACCCGCGCGCCCGACATTGTCGCCCGCGTGCAGGAAATCGTGCTGATGGGCGGTGGCTTTTTCGAGGGTGGCAACATCACTCCCGCGGCCGAGTTCAACATCTACGTCGATCCCGAAGCCGCCGATATCGTGTTCCGCGCGGGCGTGCCGCTGGTGGTGATGCCGCTTGATGTGACGCATAAGGCGCTGACCACGCCCGCCCATGTCGCCGCCTTTCGTGCAATGGACACGCAAGTGGGTCATATGGTGGCTGCCTGGACCGACTTTTTCGAGCGCTACGACAAGGAGAAATACGGCACCCAGGGCGCGCCCCTGCATGATCCTTGCGTCATTGCCTATCTGATCCAGCCGGACCTGTTCAAAGGCCGCCGGATCAACGTCGCGGTTGAAACCCGCTCCGAGCTGACCCGCGGCATGACTGTTGCCGACTGGTGGCGCGTCACCGATCGCGCGCCCAACGCGCTGTTCATGCGCGATATTGATGCAGATGCATTTTTCGCGCTGCTGGCTGCGCGGCTGGCGCGACTGGGGTGA
- a CDS encoding phytanoyl-CoA dioxygenase family protein produces MQHKGADFINLAAYPIHRDGATRDAVLAEVRAALARDGCAVLKGFLTPVGVAALADEADKVADQGHKSYSKTNAYFTKDDPSLPPDDPRRQFFARSNAFIAADNFAADGPLRAVHDFDGFDRFIQDCLQEEKFFRYADPLADVIVNMAGAGNGFPWHFDTNNFTVTLAIQNAEEGGAFEYAPHIRAQGENFAEVARVLDGTSDKVRVLHLEPGDLQLFRGRYSLHRVAPLKGNRPRYVAIFSYVEEPDMVGSVERTTQLYGRVLPIHRERAGLRADRYID; encoded by the coding sequence ATGCAACACAAAGGCGCGGATTTCATCAACCTTGCGGCCTATCCGATCCATCGCGATGGGGCCACGCGCGATGCGGTCCTGGCAGAGGTGCGCGCCGCCCTCGCGCGTGACGGCTGCGCCGTATTGAAGGGGTTTTTGACGCCCGTTGGTGTTGCTGCCCTTGCGGACGAGGCCGACAAAGTCGCCGATCAGGGCCACAAATCCTATAGCAAGACCAACGCCTATTTCACCAAGGATGACCCAAGCCTGCCGCCCGATGATCCGCGCCGCCAGTTCTTTGCGCGCTCCAATGCGTTTATTGCGGCTGACAACTTTGCCGCCGACGGCCCTTTGCGCGCCGTGCACGATTTCGACGGCTTCGACCGCTTCATTCAGGATTGCCTGCAAGAAGAAAAGTTCTTTCGTTACGCCGATCCGCTGGCCGATGTGATCGTGAACATGGCCGGTGCGGGGAACGGGTTTCCCTGGCATTTCGACACCAACAATTTCACCGTGACGCTGGCGATCCAGAACGCCGAGGAGGGGGGCGCATTCGAATATGCCCCGCATATTCGCGCGCAAGGCGAAAATTTTGCCGAGGTGGCGCGCGTGCTGGACGGGACATCAGACAAGGTGCGGGTGCTGCATCTGGAGCCCGGTGATTTACAACTGTTTCGCGGGCGCTATTCCTTGCACCGTGTCGCCCCCCTCAAGGGGAACCGCCCGCGCTATGTGGCGATTTTTTCCTATGTGGAAGAACCTGACATGGTGGGCAGCGTGGAGCGCACAACCCAGCTTTATGGCCGCGTTCTGCCGATTCATCGGGAACGGGCCGGGCTGCGGGCGGATCGCTATATCGACTGA
- a CDS encoding GNAT family N-acetyltransferase has protein sequence MSTAIHLATSADLDALLTLVARCHEEMGIASDDAMRRASLEPLLEGSPLGAAYLFGPARAPIGYVVVTFGWSLEFGGMDSFVDEIYIRPSVRNRGIGTETLIAVGKALQGAGVTALHLEVKRDDRATQRLYEKAGFGLRDQYCLMTRRL, from the coding sequence GTGTCCACAGCCATCCACCTTGCCACATCCGCCGACCTTGACGCCCTGCTGACGCTTGTCGCGCGGTGTCACGAGGAAATGGGCATAGCCAGCGATGATGCGATGCGCCGTGCCAGTCTTGAGCCGCTGCTGGAAGGGTCACCTCTGGGGGCCGCCTATCTGTTCGGCCCGGCCCGCGCGCCGATCGGCTATGTCGTGGTGACCTTTGGCTGGTCGCTGGAATTTGGCGGCATGGACAGCTTTGTCGATGAAATCTACATCCGCCCCTCTGTGCGCAATCGCGGGATCGGCACCGAAACGCTGATCGCGGTCGGCAAGGCGCTGCAAGGGGCGGGCGTGACGGCGCTGCACCTCGAGGTCAAGCGCGATGATCGCGCCACCCAGCGGCTTTATGAAAAGGCGGGGTTTGGCTTGCGTGATCAATACTGCCTGATGACACGCAGGCTCTAG